A window of Hymenobacter aerilatus contains these coding sequences:
- a CDS encoding SDR family NAD(P)-dependent oxidoreductase, translated as MKKLINKTALITGSDSGIGQATAILFAQEGANVVVVYHTDADGAEHTRQQVTQAGQRALVVQADVSDAQQAEQLFKQTLLEFGSVDILVNNAGVSGAHKPVVEMQPEEFEKTIRTDLFGPFYLARLFAQHRKQRGGKGKIVNVTSIHEEVVSPGTADYCAAKGGLRNLTRTLALELAEDGINVNNLAPGMILTPMNQKALDDPQKREEGEQRIPMKRAGQPEEIAKLALFLSSADSDYVTGSTYVMDGGFMRMVAQGA; from the coding sequence ATGAAAAAACTAATCAACAAAACAGCCCTCATCACCGGCTCCGATTCGGGAATTGGCCAGGCCACGGCCATCTTATTTGCCCAGGAGGGCGCCAACGTGGTAGTGGTGTACCACACCGATGCCGATGGGGCCGAGCACACGCGCCAGCAGGTGACGCAAGCCGGCCAGCGCGCTCTAGTGGTGCAGGCCGACGTGAGCGATGCCCAACAAGCTGAGCAACTTTTCAAGCAGACGCTGCTGGAGTTTGGTTCCGTGGATATTCTGGTGAACAACGCCGGCGTGAGCGGGGCGCACAAACCCGTGGTGGAGATGCAGCCCGAAGAGTTTGAGAAAACCATTCGCACCGATTTATTTGGGCCATTTTACCTAGCACGGCTGTTTGCCCAGCACCGCAAGCAGCGCGGCGGCAAGGGCAAGATTGTCAACGTCACGTCTATTCACGAGGAGGTAGTATCACCCGGCACGGCCGACTATTGCGCGGCCAAGGGCGGCCTACGCAACCTCACGCGCACGCTGGCCCTTGAACTGGCTGAAGACGGTATCAACGTCAACAACCTCGCCCCCGGCATGATCCTGACGCCCATGAACCAAAAAGCTCTCGACGACCCGCAAAAGCGTGAGGAGGGCGAGCAGCGCATCCCCATGAAACGGGCCGGCCAACCCGAGGAAATCGCCAAACTAGCCCTGTTTCTTTCCTCCGCTGATTCGGATTACGTGACGGGTTCTACTTACGTGATGGATGGCGGTTTCATGCGCATGGTGGCGCAAGGCGCGTAA
- a CDS encoding sensor histidine kinase: MNDQRLRLLGIPLLALLITLLGDDPHRFNSWPHFFVNWSISLLFTTVLWLGNRLLWDLLLRRFPGVEHTARRLWWLVVLCVLYTSVASVAILLLLHLLLPAFFPLEARVLLVQVAFNLIPTTVVQLIYESRHFFEQWLWNVRRAEQLQSAGVQSQLEALRNQLDPHFLFNSLNTLSALIEPDNEPAQQFVEQLADVYRYVLLSRDQATVPLREELTFVETYVALHKARFRDNLHVAYHIPEAALAQHVAPLSVQLLVENALKHNVASQEQPLLLTIAYDPTTNYLTVQNPIRPRTAGLRPHTQVGLANVRKRYELLQAPQPVQVETHDGLFTVRLPVLPATKATPPTTTR, encoded by the coding sequence ATGAACGACCAACGCCTGCGCCTGCTGGGCATTCCACTGCTGGCGCTGCTGATTACACTGCTGGGCGACGACCCGCATCGGTTCAACTCGTGGCCGCACTTTTTTGTAAACTGGAGCATTTCGCTGCTTTTCACCACGGTGCTGTGGCTGGGCAACCGCCTGCTGTGGGACCTCCTGCTGCGGCGCTTTCCGGGCGTAGAGCACACGGCCCGCCGCCTGTGGTGGCTGGTTGTGCTATGCGTGCTGTATACCAGTGTGGCCTCGGTGGCCATCCTGTTGCTGCTGCATCTGCTGCTACCAGCCTTCTTTCCCCTCGAGGCCCGTGTGTTGCTGGTGCAGGTAGCCTTCAACCTGATTCCGACCACCGTAGTGCAGCTGATTTACGAAAGCCGCCATTTCTTTGAGCAGTGGCTGTGGAATGTGCGCCGGGCCGAGCAGCTGCAAAGCGCCGGAGTGCAAAGCCAGCTGGAAGCGTTGCGCAATCAGCTGGATCCGCATTTTCTGTTCAACTCCCTGAATACGCTATCGGCCCTGATTGAGCCCGACAACGAGCCGGCCCAGCAGTTTGTGGAGCAGCTCGCCGATGTGTACCGCTACGTGCTCCTGAGCCGCGACCAGGCCACCGTGCCCCTGCGCGAGGAGCTGACTTTTGTGGAAACCTACGTGGCGCTGCACAAGGCCCGCTTCCGCGACAATCTGCACGTAGCCTACCACATACCCGAGGCGGCATTAGCGCAGCACGTGGCCCCCCTCAGCGTGCAGCTGCTGGTAGAAAACGCCCTAAAACACAACGTGGCCTCGCAGGAGCAGCCGCTGCTACTCACTATTGCCTACGACCCGACTACCAACTACCTCACGGTGCAAAACCCCATCCGGCCCCGCACGGCCGGACTGCGTCCGCATACCCAGGTAGGGCTCGCCAACGTGCGCAAGCGCTACGAACTGTTGCAAGCTCCTCAACCGGTGCAGGTAGAAACCCACGATGGACTGTTTACGGTGCGGCTCCCGGTGCTACCCGCTACCAAAGCAACGCCCCCAACCACTACTCGCTGA
- a CDS encoding response regulator transcription factor, with protein MIRTILVDDHAIIRDGISFLLQQEPDIEIVDQAGHGQELLDKLATMPADVVLMDINMPIMGGEEAIRHVRALYPQTQVLILSMLDHEAYISRMMEAGASGYILKNAGKEEIIFGIRSVAAGRQFLCSELAFQLLYKLQGTGVAPAVLPSEPAKKESILSRRELEVLKLISEGLTTSEIADKLYNSKRTIETHRQNMMEKTQAKNTASLIKYALSNGLIE; from the coding sequence ATGATTCGTACAATACTCGTTGATGACCATGCCATTATTCGGGATGGCATCAGCTTTCTGCTGCAACAGGAGCCCGATATTGAAATAGTAGACCAGGCCGGCCATGGGCAGGAACTGCTAGACAAGCTGGCTACCATGCCAGCCGATGTAGTGCTCATGGATATTAATATGCCCATTATGGGTGGAGAAGAAGCCATACGCCACGTGCGCGCGCTCTACCCGCAAACGCAGGTGCTAATCTTATCGATGCTGGACCATGAGGCCTATATCAGCCGCATGATGGAAGCCGGGGCCTCGGGATATATCCTGAAAAATGCTGGCAAAGAGGAAATAATCTTCGGTATTCGCTCGGTGGCTGCGGGGCGCCAGTTTTTGTGCTCAGAGCTGGCTTTTCAGCTGTTGTATAAGCTGCAAGGTACAGGCGTTGCGCCGGCCGTACTCCCCAGCGAACCAGCAAAGAAAGAATCGATTTTGTCGCGCCGCGAGCTGGAGGTACTCAAGCTTATCTCAGAAGGCCTTACTACCAGCGAAATAGCTGATAAACTCTACAACAGTAAGCGCACCATCGAAACCCATCGGCAGAACATGATGGAAAAAACCCAGGCCAAGAATACTGCTTCGTTGATAAAATACGCCCTCAGCAATGGGCTGATTGAATAA
- the gldG gene encoding gliding motility-associated ABC transporter substrate-binding protein GldG: protein MASSESVSTPATSRKRRDLTTFFVVIGALLLLNFLAQQFFFRVDLTEEKRYSMSPATKQLLENLKQPVTITVYLDGDFPPAFRRLQQATRETLNEMQIYGGSNLHYVFVDPSAAGTEQARNQYYETLLKKGLRPTNLGANENGKRVEKIIFPWATVSVGAQELPVLLLRGNQAAPADVRLNQSIEGLEYELASTIRRLEPSQRKRIGIVEGHGELDNAEAGDLIGSLRQNYDVFRVNLTKVRDLRPLDAIIVAKPATAYTEEEKFKLDQFITQGGNTLFFVDAMRVNLDSANRGGMLSFPLQLNLEDMLFKYGVRINPDLMLDLNSGVIPLVTGTLGDKPQVEPLPWQFYPLINNFSQHPITRNLDAVYTKFVSSIDTVKAVGIRKTPLMFTSRYTRVLPAPVPVNLNDARLPPDPKLYKQSFEPVGYLLEGQFRSLYANRAQPGTTQFQPEKSPLAKPAKLLVIPDGDFVRNDVDPKTGNPFRLGYDRLANTEFANRELVLNAVDYLLDETGLIAVRGKQITLRPLDKVKVAEQRQRWQLLNLAAPLALLAAFGLGRAWWRKRRYARF from the coding sequence ATGGCTTCGTCTGAATCTGTTTCTACCCCTGCTACCTCCCGCAAGCGACGCGACCTAACTACGTTCTTTGTGGTAATAGGCGCGTTGTTACTGCTCAATTTCCTGGCCCAGCAGTTCTTTTTTCGTGTCGATTTGACGGAGGAGAAGCGCTACTCTATGTCGCCGGCAACCAAGCAATTGCTGGAGAATTTGAAGCAGCCTGTTACCATCACCGTGTACCTGGATGGCGACTTTCCGCCTGCGTTCCGGCGCTTGCAGCAGGCCACCCGCGAGACACTGAACGAGATGCAGATCTATGGGGGTAGCAACCTGCACTACGTGTTTGTGGACCCCTCGGCGGCCGGCACCGAGCAGGCGCGCAATCAGTATTACGAAACTCTACTCAAGAAAGGCCTGCGCCCTACTAACCTGGGCGCCAATGAGAACGGCAAGCGGGTCGAGAAAATCATCTTCCCGTGGGCTACCGTGTCGGTGGGCGCACAGGAGCTGCCAGTGTTGCTACTGCGTGGCAACCAGGCCGCCCCCGCCGACGTGCGCCTCAACCAAAGTATTGAAGGTTTGGAGTACGAATTAGCTAGCACCATCCGGCGGCTGGAGCCTAGCCAGCGCAAGCGCATCGGCATCGTGGAAGGTCACGGTGAGCTGGACAACGCCGAAGCCGGCGACCTGATTGGCTCCCTGCGCCAGAACTACGACGTATTCCGGGTGAACCTCACCAAAGTGCGCGACCTGCGCCCGCTCGACGCCATCATTGTGGCCAAGCCTGCCACGGCGTACACCGAGGAAGAGAAGTTCAAGCTCGACCAGTTCATCACACAAGGCGGTAATACACTGTTTTTCGTGGATGCCATGCGCGTGAACCTCGACAGTGCCAACCGCGGCGGCATGCTCTCGTTTCCCTTGCAGCTGAACCTGGAAGACATGCTGTTTAAGTACGGCGTGCGCATCAACCCCGACCTCATGCTGGACCTCAACTCCGGCGTGATTCCGCTGGTGACGGGCACTCTGGGCGACAAGCCGCAAGTGGAGCCGCTGCCCTGGCAGTTCTACCCCCTCATCAACAACTTCAGCCAGCACCCCATCACCCGCAACCTCGACGCGGTGTACACCAAGTTTGTGAGCAGCATTGATACGGTGAAGGCCGTGGGCATCCGCAAAACGCCACTCATGTTCACCTCACGTTACACCCGCGTGCTGCCCGCGCCTGTGCCCGTCAACCTCAACGACGCCCGCCTACCTCCCGACCCCAAGCTGTATAAGCAGAGCTTCGAGCCAGTAGGCTACCTGCTGGAAGGGCAGTTCCGTTCGCTCTATGCCAACCGCGCCCAGCCCGGTACCACCCAGTTTCAGCCCGAAAAGTCACCCCTGGCTAAGCCCGCCAAACTGCTGGTTATTCCTGACGGTGACTTCGTGCGCAACGACGTGGACCCCAAAACCGGCAACCCCTTCCGCCTCGGCTACGACCGCCTCGCCAACACCGAATTTGCCAACCGCGAGCTGGTGCTGAATGCCGTGGACTACCTCCTCGACGAAACCGGCCTCATCGCCGTTCGTGGCAAGCAAATCACCCTCCGCCCCCTGGACAAGGTGAAGGTAGCCGAACAGCGCCAACGCTGGCAGCTGCTGAATCTGGCAGCGCCGCTGGCACTACTGGCCGCATTTGGCTTAGGTAGGGCCTGGTGGCGCAAGCGGCGGTACGCACGGTTTTAG
- a CDS encoding LytR/AlgR family response regulator transcription factor: MSTPLRAILVEDEPLAARRLADLLRKQPVPLEVVGTAESVEEAAELLRATQPAPDVLFLDIQLADGLSFELFERVQVRCPVIFTTAYDQYALRAFKHNSIDYLLKPIDADELAAAVARLQARQPAPAPAFDATLLTQLVQQLQPQPQYKQQFVVKVGEHLKVIPVAQVAYFFSFEKATFLQTREGRRVVVDQTLEQLEQLLNPREFFRLNRAYLVHHAAIQDIIHYTNSRLKTTLAPASPEGDVLVSRERVSTFRAWLER; the protein is encoded by the coding sequence ATGTCTACCCCCCTGCGTGCCATTCTGGTTGAAGACGAACCCCTGGCCGCCCGCCGCCTCGCCGACCTGCTCCGCAAGCAGCCAGTGCCCCTCGAGGTGGTGGGCACGGCCGAGTCGGTGGAGGAAGCCGCCGAGCTGCTGCGCGCCACGCAACCCGCCCCCGACGTGCTGTTTCTAGACATTCAGCTGGCCGATGGGCTGAGCTTTGAGCTGTTTGAACGCGTGCAGGTTCGCTGCCCGGTTATCTTCACCACCGCCTACGACCAATACGCCTTGCGCGCCTTCAAGCACAACAGCATCGACTACCTGCTAAAGCCCATTGATGCCGACGAGCTGGCCGCCGCCGTGGCCCGCCTGCAAGCCCGCCAGCCGGCCCCGGCCCCTGCCTTCGATGCTACCCTGCTCACACAGCTGGTGCAGCAGCTCCAACCCCAGCCGCAGTACAAGCAGCAGTTTGTGGTGAAGGTAGGCGAGCACCTCAAGGTGATTCCGGTGGCGCAGGTGGCGTATTTCTTCAGCTTTGAGAAGGCCACCTTCCTGCAAACCCGCGAGGGTAGGCGCGTGGTGGTAGACCAGACGCTGGAGCAACTGGAGCAGCTCCTGAACCCTCGCGAGTTCTTCCGCCTCAACCGCGCCTACCTCGTGCACCACGCCGCCATTCAGGACATCATCCACTACACCAACTCCCGCCTGAAAACAACCCTCGCCCCCGCCAGCCCCGAGGGCGACGTACTCGTCAGCCGCGAGCGGGTAAGCACCTTCCGCGCCTGGCTAGAAAGGTGA
- a CDS encoding TonB-dependent receptor codes for MKRLLPLLLLLLTAGRLLAQTTTLAGTVRDAAGQPLPGVNVFLKTTFDGASTDTLGRFRFTTTQSGTLPLVASLLGYVAQEQPVVLDGKAHQLSFRLKAVRNQLGDVIVTAGTYEAGDDKRNTTFSARDVQTTAGAQADVAGALNTLPGTTRNGEAGQLFVRGGAAYETKQYLDGLPLQSPYNAAPGGVPARGRFAPTLFKGTMFSTGGYSAEYGQALSAVVALRSVDLADETQTGISALSLGGLTLARQQRWERSSVAVTADYMNMRPYFGLVPQQILRTLQAASGSVAARQRTGEMGMLKLYGTFQQQHMAVLTPNADYADGRQPVDLRNTNAYLNATWRTPLARGWSLQTGAAATRDNQHIQPDQQRVQELEQSVVGRAVVTNDSASAYWNLKLGAEVLAQRYQFHYQARESDMTRALAFTERRAAGFAESEIAFSNKVAGRVGARAEYSAVLGRWNAAPRAALAYQINPHSQLSGAWGYFYQTPTNDAMRLGQYAPEPLRFERARHYQLTYQYEAHRRLLRLEAYDKRYANLVRYDLPGAFNPATLAYQLPSPATYRSTGTGYARGLDVLWRDKTTLRNFDYWVSYSLLDTRRQQRFDPVRAVPTYAARHNLSVVGKYWVDKWHTLFGATYSYGSPRAYFDPNRYDAATGTGYNAGRLPSFQDLSLNLSYLTQIHKNLAIIHVSCSNILGRQNVFGYRYASTPDAATGRYTAVPLLPSARRMVFVYLLISINKNRPVDLHTAPED; via the coding sequence ATGAAACGACTGCTACCTCTTTTGCTCCTGTTGCTTACTGCCGGCCGCCTGCTGGCCCAGACCACTACCCTTGCGGGCACTGTGCGCGATGCCGCCGGCCAGCCGCTGCCGGGCGTGAACGTGTTTTTGAAAACCACCTTCGACGGGGCCAGCACCGATACACTGGGCCGGTTCCGGTTCACCACTACCCAAAGCGGCACGCTGCCGCTGGTAGCCTCGCTGCTGGGGTATGTGGCGCAGGAGCAACCGGTGGTGCTGGATGGGAAAGCGCATCAACTCAGCTTTCGGCTGAAGGCTGTGCGCAATCAACTAGGCGACGTAATCGTAACGGCTGGTACCTACGAGGCCGGCGACGACAAGCGCAATACCACCTTCTCGGCCCGCGACGTGCAGACCACCGCCGGCGCCCAGGCCGACGTGGCCGGCGCCCTGAATACCCTACCCGGCACTACCCGCAATGGCGAGGCTGGCCAGCTGTTTGTGCGCGGCGGCGCGGCTTATGAAACCAAACAATACCTCGACGGTCTACCCCTGCAAAGCCCTTATAATGCCGCACCGGGCGGCGTGCCGGCGCGGGGGCGGTTTGCGCCTACTTTGTTCAAGGGCACGATGTTCAGCACGGGCGGCTACTCGGCAGAGTACGGGCAGGCGTTGTCGGCGGTGGTGGCGCTGCGGTCGGTGGATTTGGCCGATGAGACGCAAACGGGCATTTCGGCGCTGTCGTTAGGTGGGCTGACGCTGGCCCGGCAGCAGCGGTGGGAACGGTCGTCGGTAGCCGTGACGGCCGATTACATGAACATGCGACCCTACTTTGGGCTGGTACCCCAGCAGATTCTGCGCACGTTGCAAGCGGCCAGTGGCTCGGTAGCGGCCCGGCAACGCACCGGCGAGATGGGCATGCTGAAACTCTACGGAACGTTTCAGCAGCAGCACATGGCCGTACTCACACCCAACGCCGACTACGCTGATGGTCGGCAGCCCGTAGACCTGCGCAACACCAACGCCTACCTCAATGCCACCTGGCGCACCCCCTTGGCCCGCGGTTGGAGTCTGCAAACCGGTGCTGCCGCCACCCGCGACAACCAGCATATCCAACCCGACCAGCAGCGCGTGCAGGAATTGGAGCAGTCGGTGGTGGGTAGGGCCGTGGTTACCAACGACTCGGCCAGTGCCTACTGGAACCTAAAGCTGGGCGCAGAAGTATTGGCGCAGCGGTATCAATTTCACTATCAAGCTCGGGAAAGCGACATGACGCGGGCACTGGCTTTCACGGAACGCCGGGCTGCGGGCTTTGCCGAGTCGGAAATTGCCTTCTCCAACAAGGTAGCTGGCAGGGTAGGAGCGCGGGCCGAATACTCGGCGGTGCTGGGCCGCTGGAACGCCGCACCGCGGGCGGCACTGGCCTATCAAATCAACCCACACAGCCAGTTATCCGGCGCTTGGGGCTACTTCTACCAAACGCCCACCAACGATGCCATGCGATTGGGGCAGTACGCCCCGGAGCCCCTGCGTTTCGAGCGTGCCCGCCATTACCAGCTCACGTATCAGTACGAAGCGCACCGCCGGCTGCTGCGTCTCGAAGCCTACGACAAGCGCTACGCCAACCTAGTGCGCTACGACCTGCCCGGCGCATTCAACCCGGCCACGCTGGCTTACCAACTGCCCAGCCCCGCTACTTACCGCAGCACCGGCACCGGCTACGCCCGCGGCCTGGATGTGCTCTGGCGTGACAAAACCACCTTGCGCAACTTCGATTACTGGGTGAGCTACAGCCTGCTCGACACCCGCCGCCAACAGCGCTTCGACCCAGTACGGGCAGTGCCTACCTACGCGGCGCGTCACAATCTCTCGGTGGTGGGTAAGTACTGGGTAGATAAGTGGCACACGCTATTCGGGGCCACCTACAGCTACGGCAGCCCCCGTGCCTACTTCGACCCCAACCGCTACGATGCTGCCACAGGCACAGGCTATAACGCGGGCCGCCTACCCAGCTTCCAAGACCTGAGTCTGAACCTAAGCTACCTCACCCAAATCCATAAGAACCTCGCCATCATTCATGTGAGTTGCTCCAATATCCTGGGCCGCCAGAACGTGTTCGGCTACCGCTACGCCAGCACGCCCGACGCCGCTACTGGCCGCTACACCGCCGTGCCACTGCTCCCCTCGGCCCGCCGCATGGTGTTCGTGTACCTTCTGATTTCCATCAACAAAAACCGCCCGGTGGATTTGCACACGGCGCCGGAGGATTAA
- a CDS encoding sensor histidine kinase: MISVAMRAHTKAEVPTFKKHYANALRWWQLLGLMLLLSVGLTFLFCPGCAINSEDFRLTFGYNVCYTVGLWLANGYPAAWLNRKADWRQEPLRRFLLTVGLSTVLSLLVIVLVNGGFRVLYHHRPLRELLEPRVWGQFILPLVTTTVVSLFIHSRSFLLGWREAAIRTQRLEKESAVARLDSLRRQVDPHFLFNSLNALTVLVEENDPARATRFIRQLAQVYRYVLDSQEQEVVPLTEELAFVESYLHLQRTRLGEGIQVEIKQPDASADTLLVPPLAVQLLLENAFKHNATSQRNPLHITVEIDPAARELRVANTLRPRTVAAAESTGLGLRNLQARYGFLTEQPVRIERTATEFVVALPLLTLG, translated from the coding sequence ATGATTTCTGTAGCCATGAGAGCCCACACGAAGGCCGAAGTTCCTACCTTCAAAAAGCACTACGCCAATGCGTTGCGCTGGTGGCAGCTGCTGGGACTTATGCTGCTGTTGTCGGTGGGGCTTACCTTTTTGTTCTGCCCTGGGTGCGCAATCAATAGTGAGGACTTCCGGCTAACGTTCGGCTACAACGTTTGCTACACGGTTGGTCTGTGGCTGGCCAATGGCTACCCCGCCGCCTGGCTGAACCGCAAAGCCGACTGGCGCCAGGAGCCACTCCGCCGGTTTTTGCTCACAGTAGGGCTTTCCACGGTGCTGTCGTTGCTGGTGATTGTGCTGGTGAACGGCGGATTTCGGGTGCTCTACCACCATCGGCCGTTGCGCGAGCTACTGGAGCCGCGCGTGTGGGGGCAGTTTATTCTGCCTCTGGTGACGACGACGGTGGTGTCCTTGTTTATTCATAGCCGGTCGTTTTTGCTGGGCTGGCGCGAGGCGGCTATCCGCACCCAGCGGTTGGAAAAAGAAAGCGCCGTCGCCCGCCTCGACTCGCTGCGCCGGCAGGTAGACCCGCACTTCTTGTTCAACTCGCTGAACGCCCTGACGGTGCTGGTAGAGGAAAACGACCCGGCCCGTGCCACGCGCTTCATCCGGCAGCTGGCTCAGGTATACCGCTACGTGCTCGATAGCCAGGAGCAGGAAGTTGTGCCGCTCACCGAAGAGCTGGCTTTTGTGGAGTCTTACCTGCACTTGCAGCGCACCCGCCTGGGCGAAGGCATTCAGGTAGAGATAAAGCAGCCAGATGCCAGCGCAGATACGCTGCTGGTGCCACCGCTGGCCGTGCAGCTGTTGCTCGAAAACGCCTTCAAGCACAATGCCACCAGCCAGCGCAACCCGCTACACATCACGGTGGAAATAGACCCTGCTGCCCGCGAGCTGCGCGTAGCCAACACCCTGCGCCCGCGCACCGTGGCCGCCGCCGAGTCGACCGGGCTGGGGCTGCGGAATTTGCAGGCGCGCTACGGCTTCCTGACCGAGCAGCCGGTGCGCATTGAGCGTACGGCCACCGAGTTTGTGGTAGCGCTGCCGCTGCTGACCCTGGGGTAG
- a CDS encoding ABA4-like family protein has protein sequence MSDASLPTSLFTLASNIALGGWLLLVLAPQWRITHRVVVSGALPLVLAAMYAACIGYHYLSPHGSEGGFGSLTEVTALFRDPWALLAGWVHYLCFDLAVGAWELRDAQRRGLPHLLVVPTLVLTFLLGPVGLLLYAGLRRFYPAPTVVA, from the coding sequence ATGTCTGACGCTTCCTTACCTACTTCTTTGTTCACCTTGGCCAGTAACATAGCCTTGGGAGGCTGGCTGCTGCTGGTATTAGCACCCCAGTGGCGCATTACGCACCGGGTGGTGGTGAGTGGGGCGTTGCCGCTGGTGCTAGCCGCCATGTATGCAGCGTGCATTGGCTATCACTACCTGAGCCCGCACGGCAGTGAAGGCGGCTTCGGCTCGCTGACCGAGGTAACTGCTCTGTTCCGCGACCCATGGGCGCTGCTGGCCGGCTGGGTACACTACCTCTGCTTCGATCTGGCTGTTGGTGCCTGGGAGCTTCGCGATGCCCAACGGCGCGGCCTGCCTCACTTGCTGGTGGTTCCTACCCTGGTGCTCACCTTTCTACTAGGGCCGGTAGGGCTGTTGCTCTACGCGGGCCTACGCCGGTTCTACCCCGCGCCTACCGTAGTGGCCTGA
- a CDS encoding DUF2306 domain-containing protein has product MFHSATGLIHLLSALLAMLTGAMVLLNRKGGHTHKRLGYAYVACMLVLNATAFMIYHLFGTFGPFHALSIVSLTVLTGGILPMWWRVKNALHWHYYFMNWSVVGLYAAFWAETLTRTLPSQRFWPMVLVATVLTATVGSLLIRRNAARFLPKKTSV; this is encoded by the coding sequence ATGTTTCACTCTGCTACCGGACTCATTCATTTGCTGTCGGCACTGCTGGCTATGCTCACAGGCGCGATGGTGCTGCTAAATCGTAAGGGAGGGCACACACACAAGCGCCTAGGCTATGCATACGTAGCATGTATGCTGGTGCTGAACGCCACCGCCTTCATGATCTACCATCTCTTTGGTACGTTTGGGCCGTTTCACGCCTTATCCATCGTTAGTCTAACTGTCCTGACCGGGGGCATACTGCCCATGTGGTGGCGCGTGAAGAATGCGCTGCACTGGCACTACTATTTCATGAACTGGTCGGTGGTAGGGCTCTACGCCGCATTTTGGGCCGAAACGCTTACCCGGACACTACCCTCGCAACGCTTTTGGCCCATGGTACTGGTGGCTACTGTACTCACGGCCACAGTAGGCTCCCTCCTGATTCGTAGGAACGCCGCACGGTTCTTACCGAAAAAAACATCTGTATAA
- a CDS encoding LytR/AlgR family response regulator transcription factor, protein MTVLLLEDEYPAAERLQRLLLQAAPGAQVLAVLDSVAGALAWLAAHPAPDLILSDVQLADGLSFALFEQLVVRAPVIFTTAYDQYAIRAFRANSIDYLLKPVKLQELQAALTKLRQWPTLPDPAQRLERLLETLAAPQQTYKTRFLVRSGEQLLPLPTAQVAWFQSRHETTTLVTQEGQRFVVEYTLEQLEQLLNPQEFFRLNRQFIAQLPAVQRLHVYFNGKLKLDLHPAPSEEVLVSREKATVLKQWLER, encoded by the coding sequence ATGACTGTTCTGCTTCTCGAAGATGAGTATCCGGCTGCCGAGCGTCTGCAACGGCTACTGCTGCAGGCGGCGCCTGGGGCGCAGGTCTTGGCTGTGCTCGACAGCGTGGCCGGCGCCCTTGCCTGGCTGGCGGCTCATCCTGCGCCCGACCTTATCCTGTCGGACGTTCAGCTGGCCGATGGGCTGAGCTTTGCGCTGTTTGAGCAACTGGTAGTGCGCGCCCCGGTTATCTTCACCACGGCCTACGACCAATATGCCATCCGGGCGTTTCGGGCCAATAGCATCGACTACCTACTCAAGCCCGTGAAGCTACAGGAACTGCAAGCGGCCCTCACCAAGCTGCGCCAGTGGCCTACCCTCCCCGACCCGGCGCAGCGCCTAGAGCGCCTGCTGGAAACACTGGCCGCGCCTCAGCAAACCTATAAAACCCGGTTTCTGGTGCGTAGCGGCGAGCAGCTACTCCCGTTGCCTACGGCGCAGGTAGCCTGGTTCCAGAGCCGCCACGAAACCACTACCCTCGTCACGCAGGAGGGCCAGCGCTTTGTAGTGGAGTACACGCTGGAGCAGTTGGAGCAATTGCTGAACCCGCAGGAGTTTTTCCGTCTCAATCGGCAGTTCATTGCCCAGCTACCGGCTGTGCAGCGTCTGCACGTCTATTTCAACGGCAAGCTCAAGCTCGATTTACACCCCGCCCCCAGTGAAGAAGTACTTGTGAGCCGGGAAAAAGCTACTGTGCTCAAGCAATGGTTAGAGCGATGA